The Haloterrigena turkmenica DSM 5511 genome includes the window CGTCGTGGAGTTCGCGGATCACGTCCTCGTGCTGGTAATCGAACGCAAGCGCAGTCGTCACGTCACCCGAGACCGTCTCGAGTTCGGTGTGGGACTCGATATACTCCTGCATCGCTTCCCGGACTGCTCGCGAGCGAGAGTCGAACCCCTCAGTCTGCCACGTCCGGTCGAACTCGGCGAGTAACTCATCCGGAATATTGAAACTGGTACGCATCTGTCTACACCGGACCTAGCGGGGTGAACGAATGGGCGCTGTGGTTTTCGAGCTGACGGGTATTACGATCCCCTCCAATCGGTGCTAACAGGGTTTTTGTGCCGTCTCTCCCGAGAATCCCGTATGGATATCGGTCTCGTTGCAGGTGTCGTTACGATCGGGTTTATCCACGGCGTGCTC containing:
- a CDS encoding CopG family ribbon-helix-helix protein, with translation MRTSFNIPDELLAEFDRTWQTEGFDSRSRAVREAMQEYIESHTELETVSGDVTTALAFDYQHEDVIRELHDVQHDFQDVITTTSHTHEGDWCLETIFCRGEAARVRKLVYRLRDFDAVGQVKVLLLRSRRDL